From the Synechococcus sp. HK01-R genome, one window contains:
- a CDS encoding chlorophyll a/b-binding protein has protein sequence MPDDSDYRYEPLEAFGESLTTRRPWNTQALVGVERLNGRVAMLGFVAALIGERLSGVGPAGQVLAALRWYLNLG, from the coding sequence ATGCCGGACGATTCCGACTACCGCTACGAACCCCTGGAGGCCTTCGGGGAGAGCCTCACGACGCGGCGCCCCTGGAACACTCAGGCCCTCGTGGGCGTTGAACGCCTCAACGGGCGCGTGGCGATGCTGGGCTTCGTTGCGGCTTTGATTGGCGAGCGACTCAGTGGCGTTGGCCCCGCCGGTCAGGTGCTGGCAGCCCTGCGCTGGTATCTCAATCTCGGCTGA
- a CDS encoding Nif11 family protein — protein MSMKQLETFLSKAQSNDTIRREVESCGSDNTCVAKVALRHGHKFSPANLSRWQREHQ, from the coding sequence ATGTCGATGAAACAACTGGAGACGTTCCTCTCCAAGGCTCAGAGCAACGACACGATTCGTCGTGAGGTGGAGAGCTGCGGCAGCGACAACACCTGCGTCGCCAAGGTGGCGCTCCGTCACGGTCACAAATTCTCCCCGGCCAACCTCAGCCGTTGGCAGCGGGAGCATCAGTGA
- a CDS encoding TIGR03894 family protein yields MSDKALLKEVAQELWASVKKLRPGLPRDSRLELTLKALMTIGDLADQIQAAVIVGLVAEMEPPEDEPKGEDVTTTPGGDATVEQTPDGRRVVRRRSSTAG; encoded by the coding sequence ATGTCTGACAAGGCCCTGCTGAAGGAAGTGGCTCAGGAGCTCTGGGCCAGCGTGAAAAAGCTGCGCCCCGGCTTGCCCCGTGATTCCCGCTTGGAGCTCACCCTCAAGGCGCTGATGACCATCGGTGATCTCGCCGATCAGATTCAGGCTGCGGTGATTGTGGGTCTGGTGGCGGAGATGGAACCTCCCGAAGATGAGCCGAAGGGCGAGGACGTGACCACGACCCCCGGGGGTGACGCGACCGTGGAGCAGACCCCGGATGGGCGCCGGGTGGTGCGTCGCCGCTCCAGCACGGCCGGCTGA
- a CDS encoding pyridoxamine 5'-phosphate oxidase family protein produces the protein MSVVSQRSDAPGSDAPVSGGPPPWRPLLRAAREREGRAPGGGWLQLATLASDGTPRVRTLVFRGWSAPAQLDLLTDARSEKPQDLIQQPRVELCWLFRKAREQFRLRGTARVIGAAEAIEALEQHWQGMSPQGRAVWGWPAPGASFVPEGPWPEQLPDGSPLPEAFRLLQVVIDRVEQLDLKPHPHLRRCWEQGQGWQEQRLNP, from the coding sequence GTGAGCGTCGTATCGCAACGCAGTGACGCGCCAGGCAGTGACGCGCCAGTGAGTGGTGGGCCGCCTCCCTGGAGACCGTTGTTGCGCGCTGCCCGCGAGCGGGAGGGGCGTGCCCCCGGGGGCGGATGGCTGCAGCTGGCCACATTGGCCAGTGATGGCACCCCCCGGGTGCGCACCCTGGTGTTCCGGGGGTGGTCGGCGCCTGCCCAGCTCGATTTGCTCACGGATGCCCGCAGCGAGAAGCCGCAGGATCTGATTCAGCAGCCACGGGTGGAGCTCTGTTGGCTCTTTCGCAAGGCTCGGGAGCAGTTCCGACTGCGGGGGACTGCCCGGGTGATCGGGGCCGCAGAAGCGATCGAAGCCCTCGAGCAGCACTGGCAGGGGATGTCGCCTCAGGGGAGGGCGGTGTGGGGCTGGCCCGCCCCCGGGGCCTCGTTCGTGCCGGAGGGACCCTGGCCCGAGCAACTGCCTGATGGCAGCCCACTGCCGGAGGCGTTTCGATTGCTGCAGGTGGTGATCGATCGCGTCGAGCAGCTGGATCTCAAGCCACATCCTCACCTGCGCCGCTGCTGGGAGCAGGGGCAGGGTTGGCAGGAGCAGCGGCTCAATCCCTGA
- a CDS encoding peroxiredoxin-like family protein, protein MQAPESLLIRLRQTADGQTGRRLVLLLSQLGDFDSMEYAQALVPVLPRLRDAGISLLAIAIGDEAGAERFCAFTGFPSTALEVVPDAQLHRSLGLYAGLRTPGGPWPGLLLMCAGLGSPGTLAEVLRGYVGDRRAAQRFTDDAVIDTGVLPAFPASLFQRAGGSGFQRPFELATLRLRNMNEVLRHWRTYVPDDAFITQRGGTFLIDSDDSLLYCHRDRGILGFSETMHEPLAFLEPWLSQA, encoded by the coding sequence ATGCAGGCTCCGGAGTCTTTGCTGATTCGCCTACGGCAGACGGCTGATGGCCAGACGGGCCGCCGTTTGGTGTTGTTGCTCAGCCAGCTCGGTGACTTTGATTCGATGGAGTACGCCCAGGCCCTGGTGCCAGTGCTACCCAGGCTCAGGGATGCCGGTATCAGCCTTCTGGCGATCGCCATTGGAGATGAGGCGGGCGCTGAGAGGTTCTGTGCGTTCACTGGCTTCCCGTCCACGGCGCTGGAGGTGGTGCCTGATGCGCAGCTGCATCGTTCCCTGGGGCTGTATGCAGGTCTCAGGACGCCGGGTGGACCCTGGCCAGGGCTTTTGCTGATGTGTGCCGGCCTCGGGTCACCAGGCACTCTGGCTGAGGTGCTGCGGGGGTACGTCGGTGATCGTCGTGCGGCCCAGCGTTTCACCGACGACGCCGTGATCGATACGGGGGTGCTGCCTGCTTTCCCGGCGTCGTTGTTTCAGCGCGCTGGAGGCAGCGGTTTTCAGCGCCCCTTTGAACTGGCCACCCTGCGGTTGCGCAACATGAATGAGGTGCTGCGCCACTGGCGCACCTATGTGCCGGATGACGCCTTCATCACCCAGCGGGGCGGCACCTTCCTGATTGATTCCGACGACAGCCTGCTCTACTGCCATCGCGATCGCGGCATCCTCGGCTTCTCGGAGACCATGCATGAACCGTTGGCGTTTCTCGAACCTTGGCTCTCGCAGGCGTGA
- a CDS encoding WbuC family cupin fold metalloprotein, translated as MDLVLFLCTGNYFRSRFAEQWFNHRAHQLGLDDQVQASSAGLGVRPDSGNVGPMAKEALAALRERGLELDPADLALPHQVSRQELEQASCVIAVDAEAHRPMVQAQCPDWEEQITFWSVKDLGEGEADADPIVQLQGRVEQLLQRWQVQLKRIDQHLLDAVATEARQRERLRRNHNLHRESDLVQRFLNALQPGTYVRPHRHVRAEAGTGFECFLVLQGALGLLVLDAQGHVLRQERLSAKGSLRGVELAENQFHTLVALEPDTVMFELKQGPYFPTADKDFLPMFPLEGTPEAQDQELRWRDLFKGSGRSSEQ; from the coding sequence ATGGACCTCGTTCTGTTTCTCTGCACGGGCAACTACTTCCGCAGTCGCTTTGCGGAGCAGTGGTTCAACCACAGGGCCCATCAGCTCGGACTTGATGACCAAGTCCAGGCCAGCTCAGCCGGCCTGGGGGTGAGGCCTGACAGCGGCAACGTCGGACCGATGGCCAAGGAGGCTCTGGCGGCCCTGCGGGAGCGCGGATTGGAGCTGGATCCAGCGGATCTGGCCCTGCCGCATCAGGTGAGCCGCCAGGAACTCGAGCAGGCCAGCTGCGTCATCGCCGTCGACGCCGAAGCCCATCGCCCCATGGTGCAGGCCCAGTGCCCTGACTGGGAGGAACAGATCACGTTCTGGAGCGTGAAGGACCTGGGCGAGGGGGAGGCTGATGCCGACCCGATCGTCCAGCTGCAGGGGCGGGTGGAGCAGTTGCTGCAGCGCTGGCAGGTACAGCTGAAACGCATCGACCAGCACTTGCTCGATGCGGTTGCCACCGAAGCACGCCAGCGCGAACGCCTGCGACGCAACCACAACCTTCACCGGGAGAGCGACCTGGTGCAGAGGTTTCTCAATGCACTGCAGCCTGGCACCTACGTGCGTCCCCACCGCCACGTACGAGCCGAGGCGGGCACCGGGTTCGAATGCTTCCTGGTGCTGCAGGGGGCACTCGGCCTACTGGTCTTGGATGCTCAGGGCCATGTGTTGAGGCAGGAACGGCTGAGCGCCAAGGGCTCCCTACGGGGTGTGGAGCTGGCGGAGAACCAGTTCCACACCTTGGTGGCCCTGGAACCCGACACGGTGATGTTCGAACTCAAGCAAGGCCCCTATTTCCCCACCGCCGACAAGGACTTTCTGCCGATGTTCCCGCTCGAGGGGACTCCAGAGGCCCAGGATCAGGAGCTGCGCTGGCGGGATCTGTTCAAGGGAAGCGGCCGCAGCTCAGAACAATGA
- a CDS encoding carboxypeptidase M32 has protein sequence MSGQTAWERLGIHLKETNCLESIQRTLYWDQNTRMPSGGAAWRGEQLALLARQLHARQSAASYADLIAEARQDWHVAVAAAGAADNSELQARGRNLDLLEQDLRRQQALDPDLVSALATAKAEGYDRWQQAKVRSDFSLFAPALTRMVSLRQEQARQLAEPRSCWETLAQPFEPDLSLERLQQLFAPLRQRLPELLDQLRSGPRPTSLSWDLPAATQQQLCDQLLEDWGRDPAITCVAASPHPFSITLGPRDFRITTRVVAGQPLSCFLATAHEWGHSLYEQGLPTASHQWFAWPLGQATSMAVHESQSLFWENRVARSLPFAERWWERFAAAGAPLGSAREFWGAMNPMAPGCNRVEADELSYGLHILIRTDLELALLEQGLAVDDLPQEWNRRYGELLGVKPADDAEGCLQDVHWSEGLFGYFPSYLLGHLISAQLSEAMTAAIGAPEDHVARGDLSGMLAWLREHVHPIGRALNAEQLVEQVSGRALSAEPFLAYLEAKISRLSPAMSGSS, from the coding sequence ATGAGCGGTCAAACCGCCTGGGAACGCCTGGGCATCCACCTCAAAGAGACGAATTGCCTGGAGTCAATCCAGAGGACGCTCTACTGGGATCAGAACACGCGCATGCCCAGCGGAGGGGCTGCCTGGCGTGGCGAGCAGCTGGCCTTGCTGGCGCGGCAGCTCCATGCCCGTCAGAGCGCTGCGTCCTATGCGGACCTGATCGCCGAAGCCCGACAGGACTGGCACGTTGCCGTTGCTGCAGCAGGAGCTGCAGACAACAGCGAACTGCAGGCCCGCGGGCGCAATCTGGATCTGCTGGAGCAGGACTTACGTCGTCAGCAAGCCCTGGATCCTGATCTGGTCAGCGCCCTGGCCACCGCCAAGGCGGAGGGCTACGACCGATGGCAACAGGCAAAGGTCAGGTCTGATTTCAGCCTGTTTGCGCCGGCCTTGACCCGCATGGTGTCCCTGCGTCAGGAGCAGGCCCGCCAGCTGGCGGAACCGCGCAGCTGCTGGGAGACCCTTGCCCAGCCCTTTGAGCCCGATCTCAGCCTGGAGCGACTTCAGCAGTTGTTTGCGCCCTTGCGCCAGCGGTTGCCGGAACTGCTGGATCAGCTGCGCAGCGGCCCGAGGCCCACGTCCCTCAGCTGGGATCTGCCTGCCGCGACTCAGCAGCAGCTCTGTGATCAGCTCCTGGAGGACTGGGGCCGCGATCCGGCGATCACCTGCGTGGCCGCCTCCCCGCATCCGTTCTCGATCACCCTTGGCCCCCGCGACTTCCGAATCACCACCCGGGTGGTGGCTGGTCAGCCGCTCTCCTGTTTCCTGGCGACGGCGCATGAATGGGGGCATTCGCTCTATGAGCAGGGGCTGCCCACCGCGAGCCACCAGTGGTTCGCCTGGCCCCTAGGGCAGGCCACGTCGATGGCCGTGCATGAAAGCCAGTCGCTGTTCTGGGAAAACAGGGTGGCCCGCAGCCTCCCCTTCGCTGAGCGCTGGTGGGAACGGTTCGCCGCGGCGGGTGCCCCGCTTGGGTCGGCCAGGGAGTTCTGGGGGGCGATGAATCCGATGGCGCCAGGCTGCAATCGCGTGGAAGCCGATGAACTCAGCTACGGGCTACACATCTTGATCCGCACGGATCTGGAGCTGGCGCTGCTGGAGCAGGGGCTGGCAGTGGACGATCTGCCGCAGGAATGGAACCGTCGCTACGGGGAGCTGCTTGGGGTCAAGCCTGCCGATGATGCTGAGGGGTGTTTGCAGGATGTGCACTGGAGCGAGGGATTGTTCGGTTACTTCCCCTCCTATCTGCTGGGTCATCTGATCAGTGCCCAGCTCAGCGAGGCGATGACCGCGGCGATCGGTGCCCCGGAAGACCACGTCGCCCGTGGCGATCTCAGCGGCATGCTCGCCTGGCTGCGTGAGCATGTGCACCCGATCGGCCGTGCCCTCAATGCGGAGCAGCTGGTGGAGCAGGTGAGTGGCCGTGCCCTGTCGGCCGAGCCGTTTCTCGCCTACCTCGAGGCGAAAATCAGCAGGCTGTCTCCGGCGATGTCAGGGAGCAGCTGA
- a CDS encoding DCC1-like thiol-disulfide oxidoreductase family protein, protein MPLTLVYDGGCPFCRHFALRSELLGGIPDLVIRDGRADHGLRRQLREQGHDLNKGAVLMDGARVWHGSEAIAVLCRQLTPTDPLLQLLHGLFRDSRRANLLYPGLLAARQLALGLQGLPLDPDRA, encoded by the coding sequence ATGCCTCTCACCCTTGTGTATGACGGCGGCTGCCCGTTCTGCCGTCATTTCGCCCTGCGCAGTGAACTGCTCGGTGGCATCCCCGATCTGGTGATCCGCGATGGCCGCGCTGATCACGGGCTGCGACGGCAGCTCCGCGAGCAGGGCCACGACCTCAACAAAGGCGCCGTGCTGATGGATGGTGCACGGGTCTGGCATGGCAGTGAAGCGATCGCTGTGCTCTGCCGCCAGCTGACGCCGACTGACCCACTGCTTCAGTTGCTGCACGGACTCTTCCGCGACAGCCGCCGCGCCAACCTGCTCTATCCAGGCCTTCTCGCCGCCCGGCAACTCGCTCTCGGTCTGCAGGGCCTACCTCTGGATCCGGATCGAGCCTGA
- a CDS encoding SOS response-associated peptidase, with protein sequence MCGRYALSTALPNLPVPLLEHLDGDHRRHYAPRDLIRPGEPLLALRREEGKDQAALMLWGLIPSWVKDPSTGPRPFNARAETVAEKASFRGAWRHRRCLLPASCFFEKGQQIARDDGQPFWIAGLWERWLGADGSEVDTCTVLTTQANALIRPLHDRMPVLIPAGLEEAWMAPSDGAELRALEPLLLGWDPVGWQVRPLTPLRAPAEAPVQGSLF encoded by the coding sequence ATGTGTGGTCGCTATGCCTTGAGCACAGCCCTCCCCAACTTGCCGGTTCCCTTGCTGGAGCATCTTGATGGGGACCATCGCCGTCATTACGCCCCAAGGGATCTGATCCGCCCCGGTGAACCGCTGCTGGCCCTGCGCCGCGAGGAGGGCAAGGACCAAGCTGCCCTGATGCTCTGGGGGTTGATCCCCTCCTGGGTCAAGGACCCATCCACCGGCCCAAGGCCGTTCAATGCCCGAGCCGAAACCGTGGCCGAAAAGGCCAGCTTCCGTGGGGCCTGGCGACACCGGCGCTGCCTGCTGCCGGCCAGCTGCTTTTTTGAGAAGGGCCAGCAGATCGCCCGGGATGACGGTCAGCCCTTCTGGATCGCGGGCCTTTGGGAGCGCTGGCTCGGTGCGGATGGCAGTGAGGTGGACACCTGCACCGTGCTCACCACCCAGGCCAACGCCTTGATCCGCCCCCTCCACGACCGGATGCCGGTGCTCATTCCCGCAGGACTGGAGGAGGCCTGGATGGCTCCGAGCGATGGTGCCGAGCTGCGTGCCCTCGAGCCCTTGCTGCTGGGGTGGGATCCAGTCGGCTGGCAGGTCCGACCGCTCACACCGTTGCGCGCACCCGCTGAGGCGCCGGTCCAGGGCTCATTGTTCTGA
- a CDS encoding DoxX family protein: MLRTLLTRPFLADFGLLVLRVFTGSLLIHHGYEKLANIDNFADAFVRPLHLPFPITLSYLAAFSEIAGSWLLITGFLTRFGALAILGTISVAIYHAIVINGFNIYLLELLGLYFASAAAVLAVGPGRFAVDELIVRRLAPELSQQQTRLEASFAASSQPDVETVGSAS, translated from the coding sequence GTGTTGCGCACTCTGCTGACGCGCCCGTTTCTTGCCGACTTCGGCCTGTTGGTGCTGAGGGTTTTCACCGGCTCACTGCTGATCCATCACGGCTACGAAAAGCTGGCCAATATCGACAACTTTGCTGACGCCTTTGTGCGGCCGCTTCACCTCCCTTTCCCGATCACCCTCTCCTATCTGGCGGCGTTTTCCGAGATCGCCGGAAGCTGGCTTCTGATCACGGGGTTCCTCACCCGTTTCGGGGCACTGGCGATTCTGGGCACGATCAGTGTTGCGATCTACCACGCGATCGTGATCAACGGTTTCAACATCTATTTGCTGGAGCTGCTCGGCCTCTATTTCGCCAGTGCCGCTGCTGTGCTGGCCGTGGGCCCCGGACGCTTCGCTGTCGATGAACTGATCGTGCGGCGATTGGCTCCTGAGCTCAGCCAACAGCAGACCCGCTTGGAGGCCTCCTTTGCTGCCAGCTCTCAACCCGATGTGGAAACCGTGGGGTCTGCCAGCTGA